Genomic DNA from Pseudomonas sp. CCC3.1:
GCGGGGTGATTCAGGTGATGCTCATCGAAACCAGCACCCAATACCTGATCGACACGGCAACCATCCGCAGTCGTGGCGGTTTGCTGACGTTCCATGACAACAAGCCCGCCGACCTGATTGGCCCGCCGCTGGCTAAGTACGCGCGCAGCTTGATAGGCTTGAGCGATCAATAAGTCGAGGAGAGCAGCATGAGTGAGCCGGTAGACGTCAGTAACCTGTTGGCGCAAATCCCCAAAGCCGACAAGGGGCTGCCACCGGTTCATCTGTGGGACACGGCGTTTTGCGGCGACATCGACATGCGCATCGCCCGTGATGGCACTTGGTACTACATGGGCACGCCGATTGGGCGCAAGCCAATGGTCAAACTGTTTTCGACCATCATTCGCCGCGATGGCGATGATTACTTTTTGATCACGCCGGTGGAAAAAGTCGGGATCACAGTCGATGACGCACCGTTTGTCGCCGTGACGTTGGAGGTTGAAGGGCAGGGCGAACAGCAAGTGCTGCGGTTTACCACTAACGTGGATGAACAGATCGCCGCCGACAGCGAGCATCCTTTGCGCGTAGTGATCGACCCTGACACTCAAGAGCCGGCGCCTTACCTGCTGGTGCGCCGCAACCTTGAAGCGCTGATCCATCGCAACGTGTTCTACCAACTGATCGAACTGGCCGTATCGCGGACCCTCGACGGCCAAGCCTGGCTAGGCGTGTGGAGCAGCGGCGAATTCTTCCTCATCGGCCCAGAGCCGGTCTAACAAACACCCATTTTCCGTGTAATTACATGGACTCGCCCAAGCCGAGGCGTCTGTGCGCCACGGTGGCATTCTATTAGAAGCCAACGACAGCGAGGGCGAGTCCATGAAAAAGAATACGACGACCAATCAGTCCATGCCAACCGATGTTTCGAAATGCACCGTCATCGCCGTAGACCTGGCTAAAAGGGTCTTCCAGGTGGCTGGCCAGGATGCCTTTGGCCTAACGGTGTATGAGGAGCGCATCAATTCACGTGAGGCCTTTCATGCATTTCTTCGGAAATTGCCAACAAGCGTAACCGTGTTGGTGGAGACAGGTCCGGGGGCTCAGGCATGGGCGCAATTGCTGAAAACCCAAGGCAATCCTGTCCGGATATTGCCAGCCCAGCATGTCGCCAATCACCGCAGCGGACCCAAGAACGATCGCAACGATGCACTGGCTATCTTGCGCGCAGGGCGAGATATCAATATCTCGTCGGTACCGGTCAAGAGTGCTGCTGCCTTGGCCATGCAAGCTCTTCATCGTGTCCGGCAAGGTTACGTGCGCCGTCGCACAGCAATGAGTAATCAGATGCGCGGCCTGTTGCTAGAGCATGGTCTTGCCATGGCGCAGGGCGAAGCAGCAATCAGCCAGGTTATCCCCCGGATTCTGGAAGATGCCAGCCAACCATTGCCTGATCTGTTACGCGAATTGATAGATGAGTTGCTGGGCGAATGGAGTCAGTTGGGCGAGCGCATCAATGTACTGACCGGTCGACTGGAAACAGCGGCAAAAAATGACGAAACAGCCAAACGGCTGATGACCGTACGCGGTATCGGCCCAATTATTTCTACAGCAGTGATCGCTAAACAAACCGAACCTGAGCGCTTTGCCAACGCGCGGCAGTTCGCTGCTTACTTCGGCTTGGTGCCCAAGCAGCACAGCAGCGGCGAGAAAGTCCGATTGGGCAAGATGAGCAAGCATGGCGATGCCTACTTGCGAAGCTTGGCGATTCAGGGCGCTCACGCGGTGTTGAGACAGGTACGCACTGATTCAGAGGATCCAGATGACCGGCGCTTGCAACGCTGGGTATCAAAGTTGGGTCGCAAAGAGGCGGCCGTTCGGTTAGCCAACCGAAACTTGCGCATCATCTGGGTGCTGTTACAAAACGACCAAACGTATCGCCGCCAAGTGAGCAACGGCCAGGAGGCAGCGATGAGTTAAGGATCTAAAGAGTTCTGCCACCGGGGTGTAAACCGCTCCAACCCATGCTTAAGAACATTGATCACAGGTCAGACCGTCGCGAATTTATGCCTGCGCTCCTACCGGCCCTTGAGGCCTAACTGTAATTGGCATATCGCGAGCTCATAAAATGTTGGCCAGAAGCCGATTATGGCTTCCCAAAATAGGCCTTATACATAGATGCAGCCGGGTATCAGTGGGAAAAAGCGGGTTGACAGTGGGGGCGAGTCCATACATAGGAGCGAGCTTGTCTCGCGATCTTTTGATCTTTAGAAGATCGCGCGCAAGCTCGCGCCTAAAAACGTCATGCTCGTTATAAAATCCCAATATATGGGAGTTGAATTTATATATTGAGATTTATATCCGCTCAGGTTTATAGTCGCCCGCACTGATTCACAGCATTCACTGCTAAAAACAAAACAGGTGAAGCGATGCAGGCGCAATTGATCGCGCTCGATTGGGGAACAACTTCCCTTCGTGCTTATTTACTCGGTCCCGCAGGGCAGGTGCACAACAGGCGCTCGCTGGCGTGCGGGATCATGCAGTTGCCGACGACGCCTCGCCAGGTGGCAGGTCAGCCCTGCGCTGACGGCTTTGAGCTGGCATTCGACGAGGCGTGCGGCGACTGGCTAGACGCCAACCCCGGCATCCCGGTGATTGCCTGTGGCATGGTCGGCAGCGCCCAAGGCTGGCGCGAGGCCCCTTATCGCGACACTCCGGCCAGCCTCAATGCGTTGAGCACCGCGTTGCAAACCGTGCGCAGCGTGCGCGGGGTGGATGTGCACATCGTGCCAGGGGTGATTCAGCGCTCGGCCTTGCCCAACGTGATGCGGGGCGAAGAAACCCAAGTGCTGGGCGTGATGCAAAGCCAGCCGCACCTCAATGACTGCCTGATCGGCTTGCCCGGTAGCCATTCCAAATGGGTGCAGGTGCAAGACGGCTGCCTGGTGCATTTCGATACCTTCATGACCGGCGAGTTGTACGCTGCCGCATGTGAACACACCATTCTGGGGCGCACCCAGCAGCACTCCGGCCAATTTGATGGCGCCGCGTTCGAGCGTGGCGTGCACGTGGCACTGTCGCCCGACGGGCAACTCGGGCCGCTATCGACATTGTTCAGCGCCCGTACGCTCGGGCTGACCGGACAGCTGACGCCCACGCAGCAACCCGATTACGTCTCTGGCCTGTTGATCGGTCACGAACTGTCTGCCTTGGGCCGAGTGCTGCGCCAACGCCGAGGCGACCAGCCGTTGCCCGCGATCATTCTGATTGGCAATTCCCAGCTCTGTGAGCGTTACCGGCGGGCGCTGGATGCTTGCGGCTTCGCTGACGTGCGTCTGGCAGAACAGGCCACCGAACAGGGTTTATGGCACCTGGCCCACGCCGCCGGGTTGCTCCACCACATGCAAACGGAGGGCTGAGATGCTCAAGCAAGCACTGGCAAAGAATGGACTGATCGCGATTCTTCGTGGTTTACATCCGCAAGAGGCGCAGGCCATCGGCAAAGAGTTGTACGACGCCGGTTTTCGAATCCTCGAAGTCCCGCTCAACTCTCCACAGCCTTACGACAGCATTCGTATTTTGCGTGACAGCTTGCCCGCCGATTGTCTGGTGGGAGCGGGCACCGTGCTAACGCCTGAGCAGGTGGAGCAGGTCAAGGCCGCAGGCGGGCAGGTGATTGTGATGCCCCACAGCGACGCGAAGGTCTTGCGTGCCGCCAAGGCCGCCGGGTTGTACCTGTCGCCGGGCGTCGCCACGCCAACCGAAGCTTTTGCGGCGCTGGCGGAAGGGGCGCACGTGCTGAAAATGTTCCCGGCCGAGCAAATGGGCCCGGCCGTGGTCAAGGCCTGGCTTGCAGTGTTGCCGGCTGGAACCTTATTGATCCCGGTCGGCGGGATTACCCCGGACAACATGCAGGTATTTCTTGATGCAGGCGTGTCCGGTTTTGGTTTGGGTTCGGGGCTGTTCAAGCCCGGTATGAGCCCTCAAGACGTGGCGGTTCGCGCCAAGGCCTATGTGCACGCCTGGGATGCAGGGCGTCAGGCTGATTGATTGGCGCTTGCGCCCCCATCGAACAAGAGAGACAAAACGATGAAAATTACCAAGCTCACAACGTACCTGGTTCCGCCGCGCTGGTTGTTCCTGAAGATTGAAACCGATGAAGGTGTGACCGGCTGGGGCGAGCCCGTGGTTGAAGGGCGTGCCCACACCGTGGCCGCTGCCGTGGATGAACTGTCGGATTATTTGATCGGCAAAGACCCGCGCAACATCGAAGATATCTGGACCGTGCTCTATCGCGGCGGTTTCTACCGGGGCGGCGCCGTGCACATGAGCGCGCTGGCGGGTATTGATCAGGCGTTGTGGGACATCAAGGGCAAGGCACTGGGCGTTTCGGTCAGTGATCTGCTGGGTGGCCAGGTGCGCGACAAGATTCGCGTGTACTCCTGGATCGGCGGCGACCGTCCGGCCGACACCGCCAAAGCCGCTAAAGAGGCGGTGAGCCGTGGTTTTACAGCGGTCAAAATGAACGGCACCGAAGAGCTGCAATTTGTCGACAGCTTTGAAAAAGTCGACCTCGCGCTGGCCAACGTGGCGGCCGTGCGTGATGCAGTGGGGCCGAACGTGGGCATTGGCGTGGACTTCCACGGCCGTGTGCACAAGCCGATGGCCAAAGTGCTGATGAAAGAGTTGGACCCGTACAAGCTGATGTTTATCGAAGAGCCGGTGCTCAGCGAAAACTACGAAGCGCTTAAAGAGCTGGCGCCGTTGACCAGCACCCCGATTGCCCTGGGCGAGCGATTGTTCTCGCGCTGGGACTTCAAGCGTGTGCTCAGCGAAGGCTATGTCGACATCATTCAGCCCGATGCGTCCCACGCAGGCGGCATCACTGAAACCCGCAAAATCGCCAACATGGCCGAAGCCTATGACGTTGCGCTGGCTTTGCATTGCCCGTTGGGGCCGATTGCACTGGCCGCGTGCCTGCAACTGGACGCGGTTTGTTACAACGCCTTCATCCAGGAGCAAAGCCTGGGGATCCACTACAACGAAAGCAATGACCTGCTGGACTACGTCAAGGATCCGGCTGTGTTCGACTACGACAAAGGCTACGTCAAAATCCCCAACGGCCCGGGCCTGGGCATCGAGATCAACGAAGAATACGTGCGTGAGCGCGCGATCGTCGGTCATCGCTGGCGTAACCCGATCTGGCGCCATGCCGATGGCAGCTTTGCCGAATGGTGAGTCCGCTCACCACGGCGTAGTCGCTGCCGAAGGCTGCGAAGGGTTGCGTAGCAACCCGTTTCCTTCAGCTCCCCGCAGCCCCCCTCGCAGCCTGCGGCAGCGACTACGGATTCAGCTTCGACCTCAATAACCATAAAAAAGAGGCATGTCTCATGACTAGCACTGTCGCGTCTGCGTCCTTGGTGGCGCCGAGTCGCAAGCGTTTTTTCATCATGGTTCTGCTGTTTATCACCGTAGTGATCAACTACCTGGACCGCAGCAACCTGTCGATCGCCGCCCCCGCGCTGACCAGCGATCTGGGGATTGATCCGATTCACGTCGGGCTGATCTTCTCGGCATTCGGCTGGACCTACGCCGCCATGCAAATCCCCGGTGGTTGGCTGGTGGACCGCGTGCCGCCGCGCATTCTCTATAGCGTGGCGTTGCTGCTGTGGTCGTTGGCCACGGTCATGCTCGGGTTTGCCGCCAGCTTTATTGCGCTGTTCGTGCTGCGCATGGCGGTCGGTGCGTTGGAGGCCCCGGCGTATCCCATCAATAGCCGCGTGGTGACCACCTGGTTCCCTGAGCGTGAGCGGGCCACCGCCATTGGTTTTTACACCTCCGGGCAATTTGTCGGGTTGGCGTTTCTGACTCCGGTGCTGGCATGGCTGCAACACCAGTGGGGCTGGCATATGGTGTTTATCTGCACCGGTGCAGTGGGCATTATCTGGGCCGGAATCTGGTACGCGGTGTACCGCGACGGTGTACCGCGACAGGCCGAAATCGACCTGGTCGCCGAAGGTGGCGGACTGGTGGATATTCAAAGCCAGACCGCCAAGCGTAAAGCCCCGTTCAGTTGGTTGGACTTGGGTATCGTGCTCAGCAAGCGCAAGTTGTGGGGCATTTACCTGGGGCAGTTCTGCCTGAACTCCACGTTGTGGTTCTTCCTGACCTGGTTCCCGACGTATCTGGTCAAATATCGCGGCATGGACTTCATCAAGTCCGGTCTGTTGGCATCGTTGCCATTTCTGGCGGCGTTTGTCGGCGTGTTGTGCTCGGGGTTCTTCTCTGACTGGCTGATTCGTCGCGGCTATTCGGTGGGTTTTGCCCGCAAGTTGCCGATCATTGGCGGGCTGTTGATTTCGACCTCGATCATTGGCGCCAACTTTGTCGAGTCGACGCCGCTGGTGATTGCGTTTCTGGCCTTGGCGTTTTTCGGCAACGGTCTGGCCTCGATCACGTGGTCGCTGGTGTCGACCCTGGCCCCGGCCCGATTGCTGGGCCTGACGGGTGGGGTGTTCAATTTCATCGGTAACTTGTCGGCGATTGCCACGCCGATTGTGATTGGCTTTTTGGCCAGCGGTGACTCGTTTGCCCCGGCCATCACCTACATTTCGGTGTTGGCGTTGCTGGGGGCGTTGTCCTACATCTTGCTGGTGGGCAAAGTAGAGCGCATCGAGCTGTAGCCGCCAGACAGCCGGGCGACCATAATGCCGCCCGGTTCTCTCCCTTCTATGCAAAGGCTGGCTATGCAGGACGACGCTTCGAAAACCGCACCTACCGGCACCCAAACCCTGTTGCGCGGGCTGGCCGTTGTACACGCTGTGGCCAATGGCGCGCGTGACCTCAAAGACATCTCCCGTGCCATCGGCACCACGCGCAGCACCACGCATCGGCTGGCCAGTTGCCTGGTCGATGAACGTTACCTGCGGGTGTTGCCGCAGGTGGGTTACCTGCTGGGACCGAAACTGATCGAGTTGGGTTTTCAGGCCCGTGAAGAACTGCCGCTGGTGACTCTGGCCGGGCCATACCTGGACCAGTTGTCGGGCTTGACCGGTGACACCATTCACTTGGCCGTGCGCGAAGGCGATGAAGTGCTGTACCTGCACAAAAATCCGGGGCGCAATGGCCCGGAAATGCGTTCGCGGGTAGGGCATAGAATGCCGTTGGCGCGCACCGGGATCGGCAAAGCCATGTTGCTGGATTCGCCGTTGGGTGAATGGCGCCGTTTGTATGAGAAGAGTCATCCTGTGGGCGGCAAAAATCCGCTGTGGCCGGATCATCAGGAAGTGACGTGGGAAGTGTTTGAGCAGCGGATGCGCAGCTACGTGGCTGGCGGTTATGCGTTCGATCTGGAAGACAACGAACCGTCGATCCGGTGCGTGGCCGCGCCCATCCGTGATGCCAGCCGCAAAATCGTGGCGGCTATCAGCATTGCCAGCACCGTGCCTTACCTGTCACTGGAGAAAATGACCGGGTTGATCCCGGTCATTACCCAAGCAGCGCAACGCATATCGGCAGAGTTGGGCGGGTAACTCGATCTCCTGTAGGAGCAGCCGGTCGACGCTCGATTGCCTCGCGATCTTTTAAAGGATCAAAAGCTCGCGAGACGAGCTCGCTCCTACAAGGGGGCGGTGGTTAAGCCTTTAACGTTTTCATGTCGATCACAAAGCGATATTTCACGTCGCCTTTCACCACGCGCTCAAAGGCTTCGTTGATGTTTTTGATGTCGAGCATTTCGATGTCGCAGGTGATGCCGTTGGCTGCGCTGAAGTCGAGCATTTCTTGCGTTTCTGCGATGCCGCCGATCAGCGAACCCGCCAGTACGCGACGCTTGAACACCAGGTTGAAGGCATTCAGAGCAGGATCAACCGGCTCGATCAGGCCTACCAGAATGTGCACGCCGTCGAAGCGCAGGGTTTCGAGGTAGGGGTTCAGGTCGTGCGGCACCGGAATGGTGTCCAGCAAGAAGTCGAAGCTGTCAGCCGCGGCTTTCATCTGCTCAGGATCGGTGGACACGATCACATGGTCGGCACCTTGCTTGAACGCTTCTTCAGCCTTGGAGGCCGAACGGGTGAACAGGGTGACTTCCGCGCCCATGGCTTTGGCGAACTTGATGCCCATGTGGCCCAGGCCGCCCATGCCCAAAATCCCGACTTTATCGCCTGCTTCTACGCCGTAGTGCTGCAGTGGCGAGTAGGTGGTGATACCGGCGCACAACAGCGGAGCAGCGCTGGCCGGGTCAAGGTTTTCAGGGATGCGCACCACAAAGTGCTCGCTGACCACGATGCTGTCCGAGTAGCCGCCCATGGTGTTGGTGCCATCAACCCGATCTGGCGTGCAGTAGGTCATGGTCGCGCCTTCCAGGCAGTATTGCTCCAGGTCTTCTTTGCACGCCGAGCACTCGCGGCATGAATCGACCATACAGCCCACACCGACCAGATCGCCGACCTTGTGTTTGGTGACTTTGTCGCCGAC
This window encodes:
- a CDS encoding IS110 family transposase — its product is MPTDVSKCTVIAVDLAKRVFQVAGQDAFGLTVYEERINSREAFHAFLRKLPTSVTVLVETGPGAQAWAQLLKTQGNPVRILPAQHVANHRSGPKNDRNDALAILRAGRDINISSVPVKSAAALAMQALHRVRQGYVRRRTAMSNQMRGLLLEHGLAMAQGEAAISQVIPRILEDASQPLPDLLRELIDELLGEWSQLGERINVLTGRLETAAKNDETAKRLMTVRGIGPIISTAVIAKQTEPERFANARQFAAYFGLVPKQHSSGEKVRLGKMSKHGDAYLRSLAIQGAHAVLRQVRTDSEDPDDRRLQRWVSKLGRKEAAVRLANRNLRIIWVLLQNDQTYRRQVSNGQEAAMS
- a CDS encoding DUF1285 domain-containing protein, with the protein product MSEPVDVSNLLAQIPKADKGLPPVHLWDTAFCGDIDMRIARDGTWYYMGTPIGRKPMVKLFSTIIRRDGDDYFLITPVEKVGITVDDAPFVAVTLEVEGQGEQQVLRFTTNVDEQIAADSEHPLRVVIDPDTQEPAPYLLVRRNLEALIHRNVFYQLIELAVSRTLDGQAWLGVWSSGEFFLIGPEPV
- the dgoD gene encoding galactonate dehydratase: MKITKLTTYLVPPRWLFLKIETDEGVTGWGEPVVEGRAHTVAAAVDELSDYLIGKDPRNIEDIWTVLYRGGFYRGGAVHMSALAGIDQALWDIKGKALGVSVSDLLGGQVRDKIRVYSWIGGDRPADTAKAAKEAVSRGFTAVKMNGTEELQFVDSFEKVDLALANVAAVRDAVGPNVGIGVDFHGRVHKPMAKVLMKELDPYKLMFIEEPVLSENYEALKELAPLTSTPIALGERLFSRWDFKRVLSEGYVDIIQPDASHAGGITETRKIANMAEAYDVALALHCPLGPIALAACLQLDAVCYNAFIQEQSLGIHYNESNDLLDYVKDPAVFDYDKGYVKIPNGPGLGIEINEEYVRERAIVGHRWRNPIWRHADGSFAEW
- a CDS encoding IclR family transcriptional regulator — translated: MQDDASKTAPTGTQTLLRGLAVVHAVANGARDLKDISRAIGTTRSTTHRLASCLVDERYLRVLPQVGYLLGPKLIELGFQAREELPLVTLAGPYLDQLSGLTGDTIHLAVREGDEVLYLHKNPGRNGPEMRSRVGHRMPLARTGIGKAMLLDSPLGEWRRLYEKSHPVGGKNPLWPDHQEVTWEVFEQRMRSYVAGGYAFDLEDNEPSIRCVAAPIRDASRKIVAAISIASTVPYLSLEKMTGLIPVITQAAQRISAELGG
- a CDS encoding 2-dehydro-3-deoxy-6-phosphogalactonate aldolase, whose product is MLKQALAKNGLIAILRGLHPQEAQAIGKELYDAGFRILEVPLNSPQPYDSIRILRDSLPADCLVGAGTVLTPEQVEQVKAAGGQVIVMPHSDAKVLRAAKAAGLYLSPGVATPTEAFAALAEGAHVLKMFPAEQMGPAVVKAWLAVLPAGTLLIPVGGITPDNMQVFLDAGVSGFGLGSGLFKPGMSPQDVAVRAKAYVHAWDAGRQAD
- a CDS encoding MFS transporter gives rise to the protein MTSTVASASLVAPSRKRFFIMVLLFITVVINYLDRSNLSIAAPALTSDLGIDPIHVGLIFSAFGWTYAAMQIPGGWLVDRVPPRILYSVALLLWSLATVMLGFAASFIALFVLRMAVGALEAPAYPINSRVVTTWFPERERATAIGFYTSGQFVGLAFLTPVLAWLQHQWGWHMVFICTGAVGIIWAGIWYAVYRDGVPRQAEIDLVAEGGGLVDIQSQTAKRKAPFSWLDLGIVLSKRKLWGIYLGQFCLNSTLWFFLTWFPTYLVKYRGMDFIKSGLLASLPFLAAFVGVLCSGFFSDWLIRRGYSVGFARKLPIIGGLLISTSIIGANFVESTPLVIAFLALAFFGNGLASITWSLVSTLAPARLLGLTGGVFNFIGNLSAIATPIVIGFLASGDSFAPAITYISVLALLGALSYILLVGKVERIEL
- a CDS encoding 2-dehydro-3-deoxygalactonokinase — protein: MQAQLIALDWGTTSLRAYLLGPAGQVHNRRSLACGIMQLPTTPRQVAGQPCADGFELAFDEACGDWLDANPGIPVIACGMVGSAQGWREAPYRDTPASLNALSTALQTVRSVRGVDVHIVPGVIQRSALPNVMRGEETQVLGVMQSQPHLNDCLIGLPGSHSKWVQVQDGCLVHFDTFMTGELYAAACEHTILGRTQQHSGQFDGAAFERGVHVALSPDGQLGPLSTLFSARTLGLTGQLTPTQQPDYVSGLLIGHELSALGRVLRQRRGDQPLPAIILIGNSQLCERYRRALDACGFADVRLAEQATEQGLWHLAHAAGLLHHMQTEG
- the calA gene encoding vanillin reductase: MSNVTYNAIGYAAQTSTAPLAPMKFNRRAPRPDDVAIEVLYCGVCHSDIHQARNEWGFAVYPVMPGHEIVGKVTAVGDKVTKHKVGDLVGVGCMVDSCRECSACKEDLEQYCLEGATMTYCTPDRVDGTNTMGGYSDSIVVSEHFVVRIPENLDPASAAPLLCAGITTYSPLQHYGVEAGDKVGILGMGGLGHMGIKFAKAMGAEVTLFTRSASKAEEAFKQGADHVIVSTDPEQMKAAADSFDFLLDTIPVPHDLNPYLETLRFDGVHILVGLIEPVDPALNAFNLVFKRRVLAGSLIGGIAETQEMLDFSAANGITCDIEMLDIKNINEAFERVVKGDVKYRFVIDMKTLKA